The Oryzias melastigma strain HK-1 linkage group LG13, ASM292280v2, whole genome shotgun sequence genome window below encodes:
- the pcsk7 gene encoding proprotein convertase subtilisin/kexin type 7 translates to MATPYFPTFLLLIFVSSLVLFLLTLMPSVTPSLPSPHLSRSSPWLSSSCGPGQSWAVRLHAGTQDEEDEDVEQDSLDLDVIANRVADQAGLQNKGQIGQLKGHYLLCLASSGSSSQGGLWRRTAGEVLAAHPQVLWFSKEMLLSRSKRSVAFNDPNYSMQWHLHNNINRGMDINVTGVWERNITGQGVTVVVVDDGVEHTHQDIHLNYSPEGSFDLNSNDPDPMPHPDAHSDNHHGTRCAGEIAAVPNNSFCAVGVAYGSRVAGIRVLDGPLTDSLEAIAFNKNYQVNDIYSCSWGPDDDGHTVDGPHPLGKAALQHGVIAGRRGFGSIFVVASGNGGQYNDNCNYDGYANSIYTITIGAVDETGKMPFYAEECASMLAVTFSSGGSRLRSIVTSDWSLQEGTGCTDGHTGTSAAAPLAAGMIALMLQVRPCLTWRDVQHIIAFTATKCDPNTEWQRNEAGFSHSHQHGFGLLNAWRLVNAAKVWETVPFLVSYQSSGIYEEAEILIYPKELVRTWNVSAADLEESGMQTLEHVAVTVTITHPCRGNLEVMLVCPSGMSSLMGARRAIDRDSAGYTDWTFSTVRCWGEKAEGVYVLKISDHKEGMSQQCSAVGVLKQWKLSLYGSSMTPSQVKERQMLVKEAMSGKYLDSNFSLPCPPGLDIPSEIIRPFTSNSLKFLLLFGCFALFWSLYYTLEVTLADRNLRSILCLTRKQDYTALKFRHSIKGVEEALTEREEEEEEDDSGVELHTVLDYEAKVPLMSGERTVITGS, encoded by the exons ATGGCAACGCCATATTTCCCCACATTCCTGTTGCTCATCTTTGTGTCCTCTTTAGTCCTCTTCCTGCTGACTCTCATGCCTTCCGTCACTCCTTCCCTCCCTTCTCCACACCTGTCTCGTTCCTCGCCTTGGCTGTCTTCTTCCTGTGGTCCTGGTCAGTCCTGGGCTGTTCGGCTCCACGCTGGAACGCAGGATGAGGAAGACGAGGATGTGGAGCAAGACTCTCTAGACCTGGATGTAATTGCTAACAGG gtAGCAGACCAGGCTGGGCTGCAGAATAAAGGGCAGATCGGACAGCTGAAAGGCCATTACCTGCTGTGCTTGGCGAGCTCCGGTTCCAGTTCTCAGGGAGGGCTCTGGAGGAGGACCGCGGGGGAGGTTCTAGCAGCACATCCTCAGGTTCTGTGGTTCTCCAAAGAGATGCTGCTCAGTCGTTCCAAAAGATCCGTGGCCTTCAATGACCCCAACTACTCCATGCAGTGGCATTTG CATAATAACATCAACAGAGGGATGGATATCAATGTGACCGGAGTGTGGGAGCGTAACATCACCGGCCAGGGAGTCACAGTGGTGGTGGTGGATGACGGGGTGGAGCACACCCATCAGGACATTCATCTCAATTAT AGTCCAGAGGGCAGCTTTGACCTCAACTCAAACGACCCGGACCCCATGCCCCATCCAGACGCTCACAGCGATAACCACCACGGGACGCGGTGCGCCGGAGAGATCGCGGCGGTCCCCAACAACAGCTTCTGCGCCGTCGGTGTGGCCTACGGCAGCAGGGTGGCCG GTATCCGAGTCCTGGATGGCCCGTTGACGGATAGTCTGGAGGCCATCGCTTTCAACAAGAATTATCAAGTTAATGACATTTACAGCTGCAG ttggggtccagatgacgaTGGCCACACGGTGGACGGACCTCATCCCCTGGGGAAG GCAGCTCTGCAGCATGGCGTGATCGCAGGCAGACGAGGCTTTGGCAGCATCTTCGTGGTCGCCAGCGGTAACGGAGGTCAATATAATGACAACTGCAACTACGATGGCTACGCCAACTCCATCTACACAATCACCATTG GAGCCGTCGACGAGACGGGCAAGATGCCGTTCTACGCAGAGGAATGTGCGTCGATGCTGGCCGTCACTTTCAGCAGCGGAGGGTCCAGACTGAGGAGCATC GTGACTTCAGACTGGTCCCTGCAGGAGGGGACGGGCTGCACGGACGGCCACACCGGTACCTCTGCCGCGGCGCCTCTGGCAGCAGGAATGATCGCCCTCATGCTGCAGGTCCGGCCGTGTCTCACCTGGAGAGATGTGCAGCACATAATTGCCTTTACTGCCACCAAG tgtGACCCAAACACTGAATGGCAACGTAACGAAGCAGGTTTCTCTCACAGCCACCAGCACGGCTTTGGCCTTCTCAACGCATGGAGACTTGTTAATGCTGCCaag GTGTGGGAGACGGTGCCTTTCCTGGTTTCTTATCAGAGCTCAGGAATATACGAGGAGGCAGAAATCCTAATCTACCCCAAGGAGTTGGTCCGTACCTGGAACG TTTCTGCTGCTGACCTCGAGGAGTCTGGAATGCAGACTCTGGAGCACGTGGCCGTCACCGTGACCATAACTCATCCCTGCCGCGGTAACCTGGAGGTCATGCTGGTGTGTCCCAGCGGCATGAGCTCCCTCATGGGGGCTCGGCGAGCCATTGACCG CGATTCTGCTGGCTACACCGACTGGACTTTCTCCACCGTGCGCTGCTGGGGGGAGAAGGCTGAAGGCGTTTACGTCCTGAAGATCTCTGACCACA AGGAGGGGATGTCTCAGCAGTGCTCCGCCGTGGGGGTGCTGAAGCAGTGGAAGCTCAGCCTGTACGGCTCCTCCATGACCCCCAGCCAAGTGAAGGAGCGACAGAT GTTGGTGAAGGAGGCCATGAGCGGTAAATACCTGGACAGCAACTTCTCGCTGCCCTGCCCCCCAGGCCTGGACATTCCCTCTGAAATCATCCGGCCGTTTACATCCAACAGCCTCAAG TTCCTGCTGCTCTTTGGATGCTTCGCTCTTTTCTGGTCCCTCTACTACACTCTGGAGGTCACCCTGGCCGACAGAAACCTCCGGAGCATCCTATGCCTGACCAGGAAGCAGGATTACACCGCTCTGAAATTTAGGCACAGCATCAAAGGAGTGGAGGAGGCGCTAACGGAgcgggaggaagaggaggaggaggatgactCTGGGGTGGAGTTGCACACCGTTCTGGACTATGAGGCCAAAGTGCCGCTGATGTCCGGAGAGCGTACAGTAATCACGGGCAGCTAG
- the LOC112136428 gene encoding T-box transcription factor TBX1 encodes MNGESFLNLSCCIIDENNFSCLFFPGFELPKKSCERSLPCCTDGGLLLSAKAPQVSGVRVQLEMQALWQQFDQLGTEMIVTKSGRRMFPTFQVRISGMDPSAEYVLLMDFIPVDDKRYRYSFHSSSWLVAGRADVAAPSRMHFHPDSPAPGAQWMKQTVSFDTLKLTNNLLDDNGHMILNSMHRYQPRFHVVYVDPSPNSHLNAYKNFCSFFFSETRFMAVTAYQNHRITQLKIASNPFAKGFRNTDSNSWEGNASPFTAYCPPEGRVEPPTSEPGEHTCCVSKSLSSAGQKGPAENLFQAEKDSAGGSSEKDGNVSLFFHIPSYLEHAAASQDRVYMS; translated from the exons TTTTTGAATTTGTCATGCTGTATCATTgatgaaaataacttttcttgTCTCTTTTTCCCAGGCTTTGAGCTGCCCAAAAAGAGCTGCGAACGATCTCTGCCCTGCTGCACAGACGGAGGACTTTTGTTGAGCGCCAAGGCCCCCCAAGTCAGCGGGGTCAGAGTGCAGCTGGAGATGCAGGCGCTCTGGCAGCAGTTTGACCAACTGGGGACGGAGATGATTGTCACTAAGTCTGGAAG GAGGATGTTCCCAACTTTCCAAGTGCGAATCTCTGGGATGGATCCCTCCGCTGAGTATGTTTTACTCATGGATTTTATCCCAGTGGATGACAAAAGATACAG GTATTCGTTCCACAGCTCCTCCTGGTTGGTAGCAGGGAGAGCAGACGTTGCAGCCCCGAGCCGCATGCATTTCCATCCCGACTCGCCTGCACCAGGAGCCCAGTGGATGAAGCAAACGGTGTCCTTTGACACTCTGAAGCTCACAAACAACCTGCTGGACGACAACGGACAT ATGATTCTGAACTCCATGCATCGCTATCAGCCTCGCTTTCATGTGGTGTATGTGGATCCAAGCCCCAACAGCCACCTCAATGCCTACAAGAACTTCtgctctttcttcttctccGAGACGCGATTCATGGCTGTCACGGCTTATCAGAACCACAGG atcacTCAGCTAAAAATTGCAAGCAACCCGTTTGCTAAAGGTTTCAGGAACACGGACTCAAACTCCTG GGAAGGCAACGCAAGCCCCTTTACAGCATACTGCCCACCAGAGGGCAGAGTGGAGCCCCCCACCAGCGAACCAGGAGAACACACTTGCTGTGTCTCAAAGTCCTTATCCA GTGCAGGACAGAAGGGCCCAGCGGAGAACTTGTTCCAGGCTGAGAAAGACTCAGCAGGAGGAAGCTCAGAGAAAGACGGGAATGTGTCGTTATTCTTCCACATCCCCTCTTACCTGGAACACGCGGCGGCGTCTCAAGACAGAGTTTACATGTCATAA
- the bace1 gene encoding beta-secretase 1: protein MKTLTLQPPWLIEVCVWTAVCLLSSGESAPSSSGLSPAIRVPLRQGAGGEPPLPPDASAQAGRSGEGGGGGGGGGRRYPARRRRGAAPGGISFVDMIDNLRGKSGQGYYVEMAVGSPPQKLNILVDTGSSNFAVGAAAHPFLRRYYHRSLSSSYRDMGRNVYVPYTQGRWEGELGTDLVSVPHGPNATLRANIAAITQSERFFINGSNWEGILGLAYADIARPDETLEPFFDSLVRQTSVPNLFSLQLCGAGYTQNYSTGSSTVGGSMIIGGVDSSLYVGDIWYTPIRREWYYEVIIVRIEVNGQDLNMDCKEYNYDKSIVDSGTTNLRLPRKVFQAAVKAIEAASSTEQFPSGFWLGEQLVCWQAGTTPWHIFPVISLYLMSENRNQSFRISILPQQYLRPVEDVASAQEDCYKFAVSQSSTGTVMGAVIMEGFYVVFDREKKRIGFAVSTCHVHDEFRTASVEGPFHGIDLEDCGYNIPQTDESTLMTIAYIMAGICALFMLPLCLMVCQWRFARCLHPHGDFADDISLLK, encoded by the exons atgaaaacgttGACGCTCCAGCCTCCCTGGCTGATAGAGGTGTGTGTATGGACGGCGGTGTGCCTGCTCAGCAGCGGGGAGTCCGCGCCGAGCTCCTCGGGCCTGTCGCCCGCCATCCGCGTGCCACTGCGGCAGGGCGCTGGCGGTGAGCCGCCGCTGCCGCCGGACGCCTCCGCGCAGGCAGGAAGAAGCGgcgaaggaggaggaggaggaggaggaggagggaggagataCCCGGCGAGGAGGCGAAGGGGAGCGGCCCCGGGCGGCATCAGCTTCGTGGACATGATTGACAACCTCCGTGGGAAGTCCGGACAGGGTTACTACGTGGAGATGGCCGTGGGCTCTCCTCCGCAGAAG TTAAACATTCTGGTGGACACAGGAAGCAGCAACTTTGCAGTTGGAGCAGCTGCTCACCCGTTCCTGCGCAGATACTACCACCGCTCTCT CTCCAGTTCCTACCGCGACATGGGCCGGAACGTCTACGTTCCGTACACTCAAGGCCGCTGGGAAGGCGAGCTGGGCACCGACTTGGTGTCTGTGCCGCACGGCCCCAACGCCACGCTGCGGGCCAACATCGCCGCCATCACCCAGTCGGAGCGCTTCTTCATCAACGGCTCAAACTGGGAGGGGATCCTGGGCCTGGCCTACGCCGACATCGCCCGG CCGGATGAGACGCTGGAGCCTTTCTTTGACTCTTTGGTCCGTCAGACGTCTGTCCCCAACCTCTTCtcgctgcagctgtgtggcgCCGGCTACACCCAGAACTACTCCACGGGCAGCTCCACCGTGGGCGGCAGCATG ATCATCGGAGGAGTGGACTCCTCGCTTTACGTGGGAGACATCTGGTACACTCCGATCCGCAGGGAGTGGTATTATGAGGTTATAATCGTGCGCATTGAAGTGAACGGGCAGGACCTCAACATGGACTGTAAAGAG TACAACTACGACAAGAGCATCGTGGACAGCGGCACCACCAACCTGCGCCTACCGAGGAAAGTCTTCCAGGCTGCAGTCAAAGCGATCGAGGCGGCCTCTTCG ACGGAGCAGTTTCCCTCTGGGTTCTGGTTGGGGGAGCAGCTGGTGTGTTGGCAGGCCGGCACGACGCCCTGGCACATCTTCCCCGTCATCTCCCTGTACTTGATGAGCGAAAACCGCAACCAGTCCTTCAGAATATCCATCCTGCCGCAG CAATACCTGCGGCCGGTGGAGGATGTGGCTTCCGCTCAGGAGGACTGCTATAAATTTGCGGTGTCTCAGTCCAGCACCGGCACAGTGATGGGAGCCGTCATCATGGAGGGCTTCTACGTCGTCTTCGACCGCGAGAAGAAGCGCATCGGCTTCGCTGTCAGCACCTGCCACG TGCACGATGAGTTCCGCACCGCCTCTGTGGAGGGCCCGTTTCACGGCATCGACCTGGAAGACTGCGGCTACAACATCCCACAGACGGACGAGTCCACTCTGATGACCATCGCCTACATCATGGCCGGGATCTGTGCTCTGTTCATGCTGCCACTATGTCTGATGGTGTGCCAGTGGCGCTTCGCCCGCTGCCTCCACCCGCATGGTGACTTTGCAGACGACATATCACTCCTAAAATGA